From one Musa acuminata AAA Group cultivar baxijiao chromosome BXJ2-6, Cavendish_Baxijiao_AAA, whole genome shotgun sequence genomic stretch:
- the LOC135615265 gene encoding polygalacturonase At1g48100-like isoform X1 → MAGCRLTCFGLLLLVLLLVCSNFDGCEGRKGKHWSLKKPSYSSLAKKKGRGKHGGGHSHGGGGGGHQSPAPSPKPSPPPKTGYTTKAAATFDVLDFGAKGDGVTDDTKAFQAAWAAACKVGGSTMVVPEEYEFLVGPISFSGPYCQPNIVFQLDGMIIAPTDARYWGSGLLWWIEFTKLRGITIQGSGVIEGRGSVWWTNAESDVDPINEELSKNLPQIKPTALRFYGSYNVTVTGITIQNSQQCHLKFDNCEAVQVFNMTIASPGSSLNTDGIHLQNSRDVMIHHTNMSCGDDCISIQTGCSNINIHRVDCGPGHGISIGGLGRDNTKACVSNITVRDVNMHNTMTGVRIKTWQGGSGSVQNIIFSNIGVSEVQTPIVIDQFYCDRSSCKNQTSAVTLSGIAYENIRGTYTVKPVHFACSDASPCSDISLTKIQLEPLQEHYHMYQPFCWQAFGELYTPTVPPIVCLQNGKPTSNHILSDRDLC, encoded by the exons ATGGCTGGATGTAGGCTGACATGCTTTGGGTTGCTCCTCCTTGTCCTTCTTCTGGTGTGCTCGAACTTTGATGGCTGTGAGGGGAGGAAAGGAAAACATTGGAGTCTGAAGAAGCCTTCTTATTCCTCCTTggccaaaaagaagggaagaggaaaGCATGGTGGTGGCCACAGCcatggcggtggaggaggaggtcaCCAGAGTCCCGCTCCGAGCCCCAAGCCAAGCCCGCCGCCGAAAACAGGGTATACGACGAAGGCAGCAGCCACGTTCGACGTGCTTGATTTCGGAGCCAAGGGAGACGGTGTCACAGATGACACAAAG GCTTTCCAGGCTGCATGGGCTGCCGCTTGCAAGGTGGGAGGATCAACTATGGTTGTTCCTGAAGAATATGAGTTCCTTGTGGGGCCCATCTCCTTCTCTGGACCTTATTGTCAACCCAACATAGTTTTCCAG CTGGATGGGATGATTATTGCTCCAACTGATGCCAGATACTGGGGATCTGGGCTACTGTGGTGGATTGAATTCACAAAGCTTAGAGGAATAACAATTCAAGGCAGTGGAGTAATTGAAGGGCGAGGCAGTGTCTGGTGGACAAATGCCGAGTCTGATGTTGATCCG ATAAATGAGGAGCTCAGTAAAAATCTGCCGCAGATCAAGCCAACT GCTTTGAGGTTCTATGGGAGTTACAATGTGACAGTAACTGGCATCACAATCCAGAATAGTCAACAGTGCCACCTCAAGTTTGATAATTGTGAAGCTGTCCAGGTCTTCAATATGACAATTGCTTCACCAGGCAGCAGCCTCAACACAGATGGAATACATCTTCAAAATTCTCGAGATGTTATGATACATCATACCAACATGAGCTGCG GTGATGACTGCATCTCCATCCAAACAGGGTGCTCAAACATTAACATACACAGAGTAGACTGTGGGCCCGGCCATGGAATCAGCATAGGAGGCCTTGGAAGAGACAACACCAAAGCATGTGTTTCTAACATAACAGTAAGGGATGTCAATATGCACAACACCATGACCGGTGTCAGAATCAAGACCTGGCAG GGTGGATCAGGCTCTGTCCAGAACATAATTTTCTCAAACATAGGAGTATCAGAGGTTCAAACTCCAATTGTCATAGACCAATTTTACTGTGACAGAAGCTCATGCAAGAACCAGACATCAGCAGTGACACTGTCAGGCATTGCATATGAGAATATCAGAGGTACCTACACAGTTAAACCAGTGCACTTTGCTTGCAGCGATGCCTCTCCATGTTCAGACATCAGCCTAACCAAGATTCAGCTTGAACCACTACAAGAGCATTATCACATGTATCAACCATTCTGCTGGCAGGCCTTTGGTGAACTGTACACCCCAACTGTTCCTCCAATTGTCTGCTTGCAGAATGGAAAACCAACAAGCAACCACATCTTGTCTGACCGTGACTTATGCTGA
- the LOC135615265 gene encoding polygalacturonase At1g48100-like isoform X3 produces the protein MAGCRLTCFGLLLLVLLLVCSNFDGCEGRKGKHWSLKKPSYSSLAKKKGRGKHGGGHSHGGGGGGHQSPAPSPKPSPPPKTGYTTKAAATFDVLDFGAKGDGVTDDTKLDGMIIAPTDARYWGSGLLWWIEFTKLRGITIQGSGVIEGRGSVWWTNAESDVDPINEELSKNLPQIKPTALRFYGSYNVTVTGITIQNSQQCHLKFDNCEAVQVFNMTIASPGSSLNTDGIHLQNSRDVMIHHTNMSCGDDCISIQTGCSNINIHRVDCGPGHGISIGGLGRDNTKACVSNITVRDVNMHNTMTGVRIKTWQGGSGSVQNIIFSNIGVSEVQTPIVIDQFYCDRSSCKNQTSAVTLSGIAYENIRGTYTVKPVHFACSDASPCSDISLTKIQLEPLQEHYHMYQPFCWQAFGELYTPTVPPIVCLQNGKPTSNHILSDRDLC, from the exons ATGGCTGGATGTAGGCTGACATGCTTTGGGTTGCTCCTCCTTGTCCTTCTTCTGGTGTGCTCGAACTTTGATGGCTGTGAGGGGAGGAAAGGAAAACATTGGAGTCTGAAGAAGCCTTCTTATTCCTCCTTggccaaaaagaagggaagaggaaaGCATGGTGGTGGCCACAGCcatggcggtggaggaggaggtcaCCAGAGTCCCGCTCCGAGCCCCAAGCCAAGCCCGCCGCCGAAAACAGGGTATACGACGAAGGCAGCAGCCACGTTCGACGTGCTTGATTTCGGAGCCAAGGGAGACGGTGTCACAGATGACACAAAG CTGGATGGGATGATTATTGCTCCAACTGATGCCAGATACTGGGGATCTGGGCTACTGTGGTGGATTGAATTCACAAAGCTTAGAGGAATAACAATTCAAGGCAGTGGAGTAATTGAAGGGCGAGGCAGTGTCTGGTGGACAAATGCCGAGTCTGATGTTGATCCG ATAAATGAGGAGCTCAGTAAAAATCTGCCGCAGATCAAGCCAACT GCTTTGAGGTTCTATGGGAGTTACAATGTGACAGTAACTGGCATCACAATCCAGAATAGTCAACAGTGCCACCTCAAGTTTGATAATTGTGAAGCTGTCCAGGTCTTCAATATGACAATTGCTTCACCAGGCAGCAGCCTCAACACAGATGGAATACATCTTCAAAATTCTCGAGATGTTATGATACATCATACCAACATGAGCTGCG GTGATGACTGCATCTCCATCCAAACAGGGTGCTCAAACATTAACATACACAGAGTAGACTGTGGGCCCGGCCATGGAATCAGCATAGGAGGCCTTGGAAGAGACAACACCAAAGCATGTGTTTCTAACATAACAGTAAGGGATGTCAATATGCACAACACCATGACCGGTGTCAGAATCAAGACCTGGCAG GGTGGATCAGGCTCTGTCCAGAACATAATTTTCTCAAACATAGGAGTATCAGAGGTTCAAACTCCAATTGTCATAGACCAATTTTACTGTGACAGAAGCTCATGCAAGAACCAGACATCAGCAGTGACACTGTCAGGCATTGCATATGAGAATATCAGAGGTACCTACACAGTTAAACCAGTGCACTTTGCTTGCAGCGATGCCTCTCCATGTTCAGACATCAGCCTAACCAAGATTCAGCTTGAACCACTACAAGAGCATTATCACATGTATCAACCATTCTGCTGGCAGGCCTTTGGTGAACTGTACACCCCAACTGTTCCTCCAATTGTCTGCTTGCAGAATGGAAAACCAACAAGCAACCACATCTTGTCTGACCGTGACTTATGCTGA
- the LOC135615265 gene encoding polygalacturonase At1g48100-like isoform X2: protein MAGCRLTCFGLLLLVLLLVCSNFDGCEGRKGKHWSLKKPSYSSLAKKKGRGKHGGGHSHGGGGGGHQSPAPSPKPSPPPKTGYTTKAAATFDVLDFGAKGDGVTDDTKAFQAAWAAACKVGGSTMVVPEEYEFLVGPISFSGPYCQPNIVFQLDGMIIAPTDARYWGSGLLWWIEFTKLRGITIQGSGVIEGRGSVWWTNAESDVDPINEELSKNLPQIKPTALRFYGSYNVTVTGITIQNSQQCHLKFDNCEAVQVFNMTIASPGSSLNTDGIHLQNSRDVMIHHTNMSCGCSNINIHRVDCGPGHGISIGGLGRDNTKACVSNITVRDVNMHNTMTGVRIKTWQGGSGSVQNIIFSNIGVSEVQTPIVIDQFYCDRSSCKNQTSAVTLSGIAYENIRGTYTVKPVHFACSDASPCSDISLTKIQLEPLQEHYHMYQPFCWQAFGELYTPTVPPIVCLQNGKPTSNHILSDRDLC from the exons ATGGCTGGATGTAGGCTGACATGCTTTGGGTTGCTCCTCCTTGTCCTTCTTCTGGTGTGCTCGAACTTTGATGGCTGTGAGGGGAGGAAAGGAAAACATTGGAGTCTGAAGAAGCCTTCTTATTCCTCCTTggccaaaaagaagggaagaggaaaGCATGGTGGTGGCCACAGCcatggcggtggaggaggaggtcaCCAGAGTCCCGCTCCGAGCCCCAAGCCAAGCCCGCCGCCGAAAACAGGGTATACGACGAAGGCAGCAGCCACGTTCGACGTGCTTGATTTCGGAGCCAAGGGAGACGGTGTCACAGATGACACAAAG GCTTTCCAGGCTGCATGGGCTGCCGCTTGCAAGGTGGGAGGATCAACTATGGTTGTTCCTGAAGAATATGAGTTCCTTGTGGGGCCCATCTCCTTCTCTGGACCTTATTGTCAACCCAACATAGTTTTCCAG CTGGATGGGATGATTATTGCTCCAACTGATGCCAGATACTGGGGATCTGGGCTACTGTGGTGGATTGAATTCACAAAGCTTAGAGGAATAACAATTCAAGGCAGTGGAGTAATTGAAGGGCGAGGCAGTGTCTGGTGGACAAATGCCGAGTCTGATGTTGATCCG ATAAATGAGGAGCTCAGTAAAAATCTGCCGCAGATCAAGCCAACT GCTTTGAGGTTCTATGGGAGTTACAATGTGACAGTAACTGGCATCACAATCCAGAATAGTCAACAGTGCCACCTCAAGTTTGATAATTGTGAAGCTGTCCAGGTCTTCAATATGACAATTGCTTCACCAGGCAGCAGCCTCAACACAGATGGAATACATCTTCAAAATTCTCGAGATGTTATGATACATCATACCAACATGAGCTGCG GGTGCTCAAACATTAACATACACAGAGTAGACTGTGGGCCCGGCCATGGAATCAGCATAGGAGGCCTTGGAAGAGACAACACCAAAGCATGTGTTTCTAACATAACAGTAAGGGATGTCAATATGCACAACACCATGACCGGTGTCAGAATCAAGACCTGGCAG GGTGGATCAGGCTCTGTCCAGAACATAATTTTCTCAAACATAGGAGTATCAGAGGTTCAAACTCCAATTGTCATAGACCAATTTTACTGTGACAGAAGCTCATGCAAGAACCAGACATCAGCAGTGACACTGTCAGGCATTGCATATGAGAATATCAGAGGTACCTACACAGTTAAACCAGTGCACTTTGCTTGCAGCGATGCCTCTCCATGTTCAGACATCAGCCTAACCAAGATTCAGCTTGAACCACTACAAGAGCATTATCACATGTATCAACCATTCTGCTGGCAGGCCTTTGGTGAACTGTACACCCCAACTGTTCCTCCAATTGTCTGCTTGCAGAATGGAAAACCAACAAGCAACCACATCTTGTCTGACCGTGACTTATGCTGA